A window from Mesorhizobium sp. WSM2240 encodes these proteins:
- a CDS encoding TfoX/Sxy family protein has product MASELADRMRTQTKDYAGTGEIRMFGGICFTLNGNMHCCAMRDGNGLFRVGPEQEAQALARGARGMVHGGRAMKGFVVVSADQLGEDKALKDWIAIAADFVEKLPPKKK; this is encoded by the coding sequence ATGGCAAGCGAGCTTGCTGACCGGATGCGTACGCAGACGAAGGACTACGCCGGGACCGGCGAGATCCGCATGTTCGGCGGCATCTGCTTCACCCTGAACGGCAACATGCATTGCTGCGCCATGCGGGACGGCAACGGCCTGTTTCGGGTCGGTCCGGAGCAGGAAGCGCAGGCGCTTGCGCGGGGAGCCCGTGGCATGGTGCATGGCGGGCGCGCGATGAAGGGTTTCGTCGTCGTCTCGGCCGATCAGCTCGGCGAAGACAAGGCGCTCAAGGACTGGATCGCAATCGCCGCCGATTTCGTCGAGAAGCTCCCGCCGAAGAAGAAATAG
- the recA gene encoding recombinase RecA yields the protein MAQNSLRLVEDKSVDKSKALDAALSQIERAFGKGSIMRLGANEKIVEIETVPTGSLGLDIALGVGGLPRGRIIEIYGPESSGKTTLALHTVAEAQKKGGICAFVDAEHALDPVYARKLGVDLENLLISQPDTGEQALEICDTLVRSGAVDVLVVDSVAALTPRAEIEGEMGDSLPGLQARLMSQALRKLTASISRSNTMVIFINQIRMKIGVMFGSPETTTGGNALKFYASVRLDIRRIGAVKDRDEVVGNQTRVKVVKNKLAPPFKQVEFDIMYGEGVSKTGELVDLGVKAGVVEKSGAWFSYNSQRLGQGRENAKLFLRDNPDTAREIELALRQNAGLIAEKFLEGGPGDGFEDEAGEM from the coding sequence ATGGCTCAGAATTCATTGCGGCTGGTAGAGGACAAATCGGTGGATAAATCAAAGGCTCTGGACGCCGCGCTATCACAGATCGAGCGCGCCTTCGGCAAGGGCTCGATCATGCGCCTAGGGGCGAACGAGAAGATCGTCGAGATCGAAACGGTGCCGACCGGCTCGCTCGGGCTCGACATAGCACTCGGCGTCGGTGGCCTGCCGCGCGGGCGCATCATCGAAATCTATGGGCCGGAAAGCTCGGGCAAGACGACGCTGGCCCTGCACACGGTGGCCGAGGCGCAGAAGAAGGGCGGCATCTGCGCCTTCGTCGACGCCGAACACGCGCTCGACCCGGTCTATGCGCGCAAGCTCGGGGTCGATCTCGAAAACCTGCTGATCTCGCAGCCCGACACTGGCGAGCAGGCGCTTGAGATCTGCGACACGCTGGTGCGCTCCGGCGCAGTGGACGTGCTGGTCGTCGATTCGGTGGCGGCACTGACGCCGCGAGCGGAAATCGAGGGCGAGATGGGCGATTCGCTGCCCGGCCTGCAGGCGCGGCTGATGAGCCAGGCGCTGCGGAAGCTCACCGCTTCCATCTCGCGCTCCAATACCATGGTCATCTTCATCAACCAGATCCGCATGAAGATCGGCGTCATGTTCGGCTCGCCTGAAACCACGACGGGCGGTAATGCGCTGAAGTTCTACGCATCCGTGCGACTCGACATTCGCCGCATCGGCGCGGTCAAGGACCGCGACGAGGTGGTCGGCAACCAAACCCGGGTCAAGGTGGTCAAGAACAAGCTGGCGCCGCCCTTCAAGCAGGTCGAGTTCGACATCATGTATGGGGAAGGCGTGTCGAAGACCGGTGAGCTTGTGGATCTCGGCGTCAAGGCCGGCGTGGTCGAAAAGTCGGGCGCGTGGTTCTCCTACAATTCCCAGCGCCTCGGCCAGGGCCGCGAGAACGCGAAGCTGTTCCTGCGCGACAATCCCGATACGGCGCGCGAGATCGAACTGGCGCTGCGGCAGAATGCCGGACTGATCGCGGAGAAATTCCTCGAAGGCGGTCCCGGCGATGGCTTCGAGGACGAAGCCGGCGAGATGTAG
- a CDS encoding DUF3008 family protein, whose amino-acid sequence MPAKSKAQQKAAGAALSAKRGETKKSELKGASKGMVKSMSEKELKEMASTKRKGKPEHVSKD is encoded by the coding sequence ATGCCTGCGAAATCCAAGGCTCAGCAGAAGGCGGCCGGCGCGGCCTTGTCGGCCAAGCGTGGCGAAACCAAGAAAAGCGAGCTGAAAGGCGCCTCCAAGGGCATGGTCAAGTCCATGTCCGAGAAGGAGCTCAAGGAAATGGCCTCGACCAAGCGAAAGGGCAAGCCCGAGCACGTGTCGAAGGACTGA
- the murI gene encoding glutamate racemase, with translation MTDRPILMFDSGIGGLTVLREARVLMPDRRFVYVADDAAFPYGDWEEQALSARIVELCGGLIAKHDPEIFVIPCNTASTLVLAELRAAYPDTPFVGTVPAIKPAAERTRSGLVSVLATPGTVKRQYTRDLIATWASKCNVRLVGSTHLAALAEAYMRHGFVDEEAVRAEIAPCFIEREGSRTDIVVLACTHYPFLVNRMRKTAPWPVDWLDPAEAIARRAMSLLGGRAPVERSAEVIQGVDLAVFTSGRPDFAIRRLMQGFGLTVA, from the coding sequence ATGACTGACCGGCCGATACTGATGTTCGATTCGGGCATTGGCGGGCTGACCGTGCTGCGCGAAGCCCGCGTGCTGATGCCCGACCGCCGCTTCGTCTATGTGGCGGACGATGCAGCCTTCCCCTATGGCGATTGGGAAGAGCAGGCGCTAAGCGCGCGCATCGTGGAACTTTGCGGCGGTCTGATCGCCAAGCACGACCCCGAAATATTCGTCATTCCCTGCAATACAGCCTCGACGCTGGTGCTTGCCGAACTGCGCGCGGCCTATCCCGATACGCCGTTCGTCGGCACGGTGCCGGCGATCAAGCCGGCCGCCGAGCGGACCCGCTCGGGCCTCGTGTCGGTCTTGGCCACGCCGGGAACGGTTAAGCGGCAATATACCCGTGACCTGATCGCCACATGGGCCTCCAAATGCAATGTCCGGCTGGTCGGCAGCACGCACCTGGCCGCGCTGGCCGAGGCATATATGCGCCACGGCTTCGTCGACGAGGAGGCGGTACGGGCGGAGATCGCCCCTTGCTTCATCGAGCGCGAAGGCAGCCGGACCGATATCGTGGTACTCGCCTGCACGCACTACCCTTTTCTCGTCAACCGGATGCGCAAGACCGCACCATGGCCAGTGGATTGGCTGGATCCCGCCGAGGCAATCGCAAGGCGCGCGATGTCGCTGCTTGGCGGGCGTGCGCCTGTTGAAAGAAGCGCCGAAGTTATCCAAGGTGTTGACCTTGCCGTCTTCACCTCGGGCAGACCGGATTTCGCCATCCGCCGGCTGATGCAAGGTTTTGGGCTGACGGTCGCCTGA
- a CDS encoding helix-turn-helix domain-containing protein, which produces MNANTKAAASAPLLTSHPGFERDQAGSCPVRDVLDRVGDTWSLLVIISLQGSPVRFNALKRSIEGISQRMLTVTLRSLERDGLVRRTVRPTTPPEVEYALTELGHSIAVPIGELGMWAARNRDKLKAARANFDARQL; this is translated from the coding sequence ATGAACGCCAACACCAAGGCTGCTGCGTCAGCGCCGCTCCTGACTTCGCATCCGGGATTTGAGCGCGATCAAGCCGGCAGTTGCCCGGTGCGCGACGTACTCGACCGTGTCGGCGACACGTGGAGCCTGCTGGTTATAATCAGCCTGCAGGGCTCCCCGGTGCGCTTCAACGCGCTGAAACGGTCGATCGAGGGCATCTCCCAGCGCATGCTCACCGTCACATTGCGTTCACTCGAACGCGACGGCCTTGTCCGCCGCACCGTCAGGCCGACCACGCCGCCGGAAGTGGAATATGCTCTGACCGAACTCGGCCATTCGATAGCAGTGCCGATCGGAGAGCTCGGCATGTGGGCGGCGCGAAACCGCGACAAGCTCAAGGCCGCGCGCGCGAATTTCGACGCGAGGCAGTTATAG
- a CDS encoding glutathione S-transferase N-terminal domain-containing protein, which translates to MSRPVAYGADYSAYVRIVRLALHEKQVAYYLIPVDVFAEGGPRPGTLDHHPFGRIPAFEHDWLRLYETMANARHIDEAFGCPASFTAAFS; encoded by the coding sequence ATGAGCCGGCCGGTCGCCTACGGCGCGGACTACAGCGCTTATGTGCGCATCGTCCGGCTCGCGCTTCACGAAAAGCAAGTCGCCTACTATCTTATCCCGGTCGATGTCTTTGCCGAAGGCGGCCCCCGGCCTGGTACCCTAGACCATCATCCGTTCGGCCGCATCCCGGCTTTTGAGCATGACTGGTTGCGGCTCTACGAAACGATGGCAAACGCCCGCCATATTGACGAGGCGTTTGGCTGCCCTGCGAGCTTTACTGCCGCTTTCTCTTGA
- a CDS encoding NADP-dependent isocitrate dehydrogenase, which yields MAKIKVANPVVELDGDEMTRIIWQFIKDKLIHPYLDIDLEYYDLGVEHRDATNDQVTVDAANAIKKHGVGVKCATITPDEQRVEEFNLKKMWKSPNGTIRNILGGVIFREPIIMKNVPRLVPGWTKPIIVGRHAFGDQYKATDFRYPGKGKLSIKFVGEDGQVIEHEVYDAPSSGVAMAMYNIDESIRDFARASLNYGLLRGYPVYLSTKNTILKAYDGRFKDIFQEVYEAEFEEEFKSKKIWYEHRLIDDMVASSLKWSGGYVWACKNYDGDVQSDTVAQGFGSLGLMTSVLMTPDGKTVEAEAAHGTVTRHYRQHQKGEETSTNSIASIFAWTRGLAHRAKLDDNQDLKKFADTLERVCVQTVEAGYMTKDLSLLIGPDQPWLSTTGFLDKIDENLQKAMA from the coding sequence ATGGCGAAGATCAAGGTGGCCAACCCCGTCGTCGAACTTGACGGCGACGAGATGACCCGCATCATATGGCAGTTCATCAAGGACAAGCTTATCCACCCTTATCTCGACATTGACCTCGAATATTACGATCTGGGCGTCGAGCATCGCGACGCGACCAACGACCAGGTTACGGTTGATGCGGCCAATGCCATCAAGAAGCACGGCGTCGGCGTGAAATGCGCTACGATCACGCCCGACGAGCAGCGCGTCGAGGAGTTCAACCTCAAGAAGATGTGGAAGTCGCCGAACGGCACGATCCGCAACATTCTGGGCGGCGTGATCTTCCGCGAGCCGATCATCATGAAGAACGTGCCGCGCCTGGTGCCCGGCTGGACCAAGCCGATCATCGTCGGCCGCCACGCCTTCGGCGACCAGTACAAGGCCACCGATTTCCGCTATCCCGGCAAGGGCAAGCTGTCGATCAAGTTCGTCGGCGAGGATGGCCAGGTGATCGAGCACGAGGTCTATGACGCACCCTCCTCCGGCGTCGCCATGGCCATGTACAATATCGACGAATCGATCCGCGATTTCGCCCGCGCCTCGCTGAACTACGGCCTGCTACGCGGCTATCCGGTCTATCTCTCGACCAAGAACACCATCCTCAAGGCCTATGACGGCCGCTTCAAGGACATCTTCCAGGAAGTCTACGAGGCCGAGTTCGAGGAGGAATTCAAGTCGAAGAAGATTTGGTACGAGCACCGCCTGATCGACGACATGGTGGCGTCGAGCCTGAAATGGTCGGGCGGCTATGTCTGGGCCTGCAAGAATTATGACGGCGACGTGCAGTCCGACACCGTGGCGCAGGGTTTCGGCTCGCTCGGCCTGATGACTTCGGTGCTGATGACGCCGGACGGCAAGACGGTCGAGGCCGAGGCCGCGCACGGCACCGTCACGCGCCACTACCGCCAGCACCAGAAGGGCGAGGAAACCTCAACCAACTCCATCGCCTCGATCTTCGCCTGGACCCGCGGCCTCGCCCATCGCGCCAAGCTCGATGACAACCAGGACCTCAAGAAATTCGCCGACACGCTGGAGCGCGTCTGCGTTCAGACGGTAGAAGCCGGCTATATGACCAAGGATCTGTCGCTGCTCATCGGCCCCGACCAGCCTTGGCTCTCAACCACCGGATTTTTGGACAAGATCGACGAGAACCTGCAGAAGGCGATGGCCTGA
- a CDS encoding carbohydrate kinase family protein, with amino-acid sequence MSFPKILAVGGAHIDRRGQVTGAYVPGASNPGVMAEDVGGGAFNALRNAVRRGASGAIMSVRGGDAAGETVSRAIASAGITDLSAIFLDRATPSYTALLDRGGDVIAALADMALYEGAFPKQLRRASFRAAVAEADALLCDANLPADALARLAGLVSGKPLFAIAISPAKVARLTGILEALSCLFMNFREATCLAGLPDDASVNEIVACLRAMGLSSAVISRGGAPTVAFDRSGAFSIKPPRPRKIADVTGAGDALAGATMVALLRGLPLRGALREGMAAAALAVESPASAPEFSEGDFAAALALVPEAGALHQDGMIGETNDA; translated from the coding sequence ATGTCCTTCCCGAAAATTTTGGCCGTCGGCGGCGCGCATATCGACCGGCGGGGTCAGGTCACAGGCGCCTATGTGCCGGGCGCGTCCAATCCCGGCGTAATGGCCGAGGACGTCGGCGGCGGCGCGTTCAACGCCTTGCGCAATGCGGTTCGCCGCGGCGCGAGCGGCGCTATCATGTCGGTTCGCGGCGGCGATGCCGCGGGCGAGACCGTTTCGCGCGCCATCGCCTCGGCCGGGATCACCGACCTGTCGGCGATCTTCCTCGACCGCGCCACGCCGAGCTACACTGCCCTTCTCGACCGCGGCGGCGATGTGATCGCGGCCCTTGCCGACATGGCGCTCTACGAAGGGGCATTTCCCAAGCAGCTTCGCCGCGCCAGCTTTCGCGCGGCCGTGGCCGAGGCCGATGCCCTGTTGTGCGATGCCAATCTGCCGGCCGACGCTCTTGCACGGCTGGCCGGGCTGGTGTCGGGCAAGCCGCTCTTCGCCATTGCCATCTCGCCGGCCAAGGTCGCGCGGCTCACCGGAATCCTGGAAGCTCTCTCATGCCTGTTCATGAACTTCCGCGAGGCTACCTGCCTTGCCGGATTGCCGGACGATGCGTCCGTCAACGAAATTGTCGCCTGCCTACGCGCAATGGGACTTTCGAGCGCCGTCATCAGCCGGGGCGGCGCGCCAACTGTCGCGTTCGACCGCTCCGGCGCCTTTTCGATCAAGCCGCCGCGCCCGCGCAAAATAGCCGACGTGACCGGCGCGGGCGACGCGCTGGCCGGCGCGACGATGGTGGCCTTGCTGCGCGGCCTGCCCCTTCGCGGGGCGTTGCGCGAAGGCATGGCGGCGGCGGCGCTGGCAGTCGAAAGCCCAGCCTCGGCGCCAGAATTTTCGGAGGGCGACTTCGCCGCAGCGCTTGCCCTTGTGCCTGAAGCCGGGGCGTTGCATCAGGACGGCATGATCGGAGAGACCAATGATGCCTGA
- a CDS encoding NAD(P)-dependent oxidoreductase, which translates to MKIALIGASGFVGSAVLEEAVSRGHDVIALVRNPDKVEKSPRVTARKVDANDTKALPTAIGDADVVISAFVGPRGDPDQYTKHRAGSASIIEAAKTAGKRLIVVGGAGSLHATDGSQFVDSDQFPKEYKNEARAARDVLNDIKKETALDWTFVSPAFVLKPGERTGKFRLGADSPIFDDKGESTISAADLAVALIDETEQPKHTRKRFTVGY; encoded by the coding sequence ATGAAAATCGCCCTTATCGGAGCATCCGGTTTCGTCGGCAGCGCCGTTCTTGAGGAGGCAGTGTCGCGCGGCCACGACGTGATCGCGCTGGTGCGCAATCCTGACAAGGTCGAGAAATCACCGCGCGTGACGGCCAGGAAGGTCGACGCCAACGATACCAAGGCGCTCCCCACTGCGATCGGCGATGCCGATGTCGTGATTTCCGCCTTCGTCGGCCCGCGCGGCGATCCGGACCAGTACACGAAGCATCGCGCCGGATCGGCCTCAATCATCGAAGCGGCGAAGACCGCCGGGAAACGCCTGATCGTGGTCGGTGGCGCCGGAAGCCTCCATGCGACGGATGGCAGCCAGTTCGTCGATTCCGATCAGTTCCCGAAGGAATACAAGAATGAAGCGCGTGCCGCGCGCGACGTGCTCAACGACATCAAGAAGGAAACCGCACTCGACTGGACCTTCGTTTCGCCCGCCTTCGTCCTCAAACCCGGCGAACGGACCGGAAAGTTCCGCCTCGGGGCCGATAGCCCGATCTTCGACGATAAGGGTGAAAGCACCATCTCGGCCGCCGATCTCGCCGTCGCTCTCATCGACGAAACCGAGCAGCCGAAACACACGCGCAAGCGTTTCACGGTTGGTTACTGA
- a CDS encoding pseudouridine-5'-phosphate glycosidase, giving the protein MMPEKARPFIDIHPPVAEALAAGNPVVALESTIITHGMPYPDNSAMAANVEKIIRDEGANPATIAVIGGRLKIGLSDAEREALAQTTGAMKLSRADLGFALAQGRTGGTTVAATMIAAHLAGISVFATGGIGGAHKGAEKSFDISADLDELARTPVIVVSAGAKAILDIEKTLEVLETRGVPVVAFGSDVMPAFWSRQSPFAAPLRLDTADAIADFFKTRRVLGTDGGMLIANPVPEADEIAAEVMAGHILAAQRAAEAQRISGKAVTPFLLSKILELTGGASLKTNIALVENNARLAARIARAL; this is encoded by the coding sequence ATGATGCCTGAGAAAGCGCGGCCCTTCATCGACATCCACCCGCCCGTCGCCGAAGCGCTCGCCGCCGGCAATCCGGTTGTGGCGCTGGAGAGCACCATCATCACCCACGGCATGCCCTATCCCGACAACAGCGCCATGGCCGCCAATGTCGAGAAGATCATCCGCGATGAGGGCGCCAATCCGGCCACCATCGCCGTTATCGGCGGCAGGCTGAAGATCGGGCTTTCCGATGCCGAGCGCGAGGCGCTGGCCCAGACAACGGGCGCGATGAAGCTGTCGCGGGCCGATCTCGGCTTCGCCCTCGCGCAAGGCCGCACCGGCGGCACCACGGTGGCGGCGACGATGATCGCCGCGCACCTCGCCGGCATTTCGGTCTTTGCCACCGGCGGCATTGGCGGCGCGCACAAGGGCGCGGAAAAGAGCTTCGACATTTCGGCCGATCTTGACGAACTGGCGCGCACGCCGGTGATCGTGGTGTCGGCCGGTGCCAAGGCGATACTGGACATTGAAAAGACGCTGGAAGTGCTGGAGACGCGCGGCGTTCCGGTGGTGGCGTTCGGCTCGGACGTCATGCCCGCCTTCTGGTCGCGGCAGTCGCCCTTCGCCGCGCCGCTGCGGCTCGACACGGCCGACGCGATCGCGGATTTCTTCAAGACGCGGCGCGTTTTGGGGACCGATGGCGGCATGCTGATCGCCAACCCCGTGCCGGAGGCAGACGAGATCGCTGCCGAGGTAATGGCCGGGCACATCCTGGCGGCGCAGCGGGCCGCCGAGGCACAGCGCATTTCCGGCAAAGCGGTGACGCCGTTCCTGCTGTCGAAAATCCTCGAACTGACCGGCGGCGCAAGCCTGAAAACCAACATCGCGCTGGTCGAAAACAATGCCAGGCTGGCGGCGCGGATAGCGCGGGCGCTATAG
- a CDS encoding RNA methyltransferase — MTIKNGEETSAATGPVIILVEPQMGENIGMVARAMANFGLSELRLVKPRDGWPNEKATAAASRATHVIENTAVFDDLPSALADLEFVFATTARERDGFKPVRGPVEAGRALRARHRADQRTGIMFGREKFGLANEEISLADEIVTFPVNPEYASLNIAQATLLMAYEWMKSGLERETDTAFTGPVVKPAAKEHLYGLFEHLEAALDARGYFRTPAKKPKMVDKVRAVLTRAGFSEKELEVLRGVVASLDYFSPKEPRGSGYPARKAEADASAGSGRRKASGEAPEND, encoded by the coding sequence ATGACAATCAAGAATGGCGAGGAAACGTCGGCGGCCACAGGGCCGGTGATCATCCTCGTCGAACCGCAGATGGGCGAGAATATCGGCATGGTGGCGCGCGCCATGGCCAATTTCGGGCTATCGGAACTGCGGCTGGTCAAGCCGCGCGACGGCTGGCCGAACGAGAAGGCGACGGCCGCGGCGAGCCGCGCCACCCATGTGATCGAAAATACCGCCGTGTTCGACGACCTGCCCTCCGCGCTCGCCGACCTGGAATTCGTCTTCGCCACCACTGCGCGCGAGCGCGACGGCTTCAAGCCGGTGCGCGGGCCTGTCGAGGCGGGCAGGGCGCTTCGGGCGCGGCACCGTGCCGACCAGCGCACGGGCATCATGTTCGGGCGGGAAAAATTCGGCCTCGCCAATGAGGAGATCAGCCTGGCCGACGAGATCGTCACCTTCCCTGTCAATCCGGAATATGCATCGCTGAACATTGCCCAGGCGACGCTTCTGATGGCCTATGAATGGATGAAGTCCGGACTTGAGCGGGAGACCGACACGGCTTTTACAGGGCCGGTGGTCAAGCCCGCCGCCAAGGAGCACCTATATGGGCTGTTCGAGCATCTCGAAGCCGCGCTCGACGCTCGCGGCTATTTCCGCACGCCGGCCAAGAAGCCGAAAATGGTCGACAAGGTGCGCGCTGTGCTGACCCGCGCCGGCTTTTCGGAGAAGGAACTCGAAGTGCTGCGTGGCGTCGTCGCCTCGCTCGACTATTTTTCGCCGAAGGAACCGCGCGGCTCGGGCTATCCTGCGCGGAAGGCCGAGGCCGACGCCAGCGCCGGAAGCGGCAGGCGCAAGGCAAGCGGGGAGGCGCCCGAGAATGACTGA
- the alaS gene encoding alanine--tRNA ligase: MSGVNEIRSAFLDYFNKNGHEVVASSPLVPRNDPTLMFVNAGMVQFKNVFTGLESRSYSRAATSQKCVRAGGKHNDLDNVGYTARHHTFFEMLGNFSFGDYFKERAIELSWNLITKEFGLDAKRLLVTVYHTDDEAAGFWRKIAGLPEDRIIRIATSDNFWAMGDTGPCGPCSEIFYDHGDQIPGGPPGSADEDGDRFIEIWNLVFMQFEQVTKEQRVALPRPSIDTGMGLERIAAVMQGVHDNYDIDLFKALIRASEEATGVKAEGKNRASHRVIADHLRASSFLIADGVLPSNEGRGYVLRRIMRRAMRHAQLLGAADPLMWRLVPALVREMGLAYPELARGEALISETLKLEETRFRKTLARGLGLLSEATEKLGSGDRLDGETAFRLYDTYGFPLDLTQDALRPRGVSVDLDGFNAAMQRQKAEARANWAGSGEAATETVWFAVKEKTGATEFLGYDTEEAEGIVLALVKDGAVVEGASAGDTIAIVVNQTPFYAESGGQIGDTGVMTGDGFSVEITDTQKKGDGLIVHFGRVADGALKAGATVGMKVDHARRTRLRSNHSATHLVHEALREVLGSHVAQKGSLVAPERLRFDFSHPKPISAGELEHVEAMANEIVVQNSPVMTRLMSVDDAIAEGAMALFGEKYGDEVRVVSMGTATHGDKAGKPYSVELCGGTHVNATGDIGLIRLVSEAAVASGVRRIEALTGEAARRHLDEQDRRLKAVAAALKVSPADAVARVEAVLEERRRLERELADARKKLALGGGSSADAGGDCETVAGVGFLGKAVSGVSPKDLKPLADAGKQSLGSGVVVFVGAGEDGKASVVVAVTDDLTSRFSAVDLVRAASAALGGQGGGGRPDMAQAGGPDAAKSGEAIAAVKAAMEAA, from the coding sequence ATGAGTGGCGTGAACGAAATCCGGTCGGCATTTCTCGACTATTTCAACAAGAACGGGCACGAGGTCGTGGCCTCGAGCCCGCTTGTGCCGCGCAACGATCCGACGCTGATGTTCGTCAATGCCGGAATGGTGCAGTTCAAGAATGTCTTCACCGGCCTCGAGAGCCGCAGCTATTCGCGCGCTGCGACCTCGCAAAAGTGCGTGCGCGCCGGCGGCAAGCACAACGATCTCGACAATGTCGGCTATACCGCCCGCCACCACACATTCTTCGAGATGCTCGGCAATTTCTCCTTCGGCGACTACTTCAAGGAACGCGCGATCGAGTTGTCGTGGAACCTGATCACGAAGGAGTTCGGGCTGGACGCCAAGCGGCTCTTGGTCACCGTCTATCACACTGACGACGAGGCGGCCGGGTTCTGGCGCAAGATCGCCGGCCTGCCCGAGGACAGGATCATCCGCATCGCCACCAGCGATAATTTTTGGGCGATGGGCGACACGGGACCATGCGGTCCGTGTTCGGAAATCTTCTACGACCATGGCGATCAGATTCCGGGCGGCCCCCCCGGCAGCGCCGACGAGGACGGCGACCGCTTCATCGAGATCTGGAATCTCGTCTTCATGCAGTTCGAGCAGGTGACGAAGGAACAGCGCGTCGCGCTGCCGCGCCCGTCGATCGACACCGGCATGGGGCTGGAGCGTATCGCCGCGGTCATGCAGGGTGTGCATGACAATTATGATATCGACCTGTTCAAGGCGCTGATCCGCGCCTCCGAGGAGGCGACCGGCGTCAAGGCGGAAGGCAAGAACCGGGCGAGCCATCGCGTCATTGCCGACCATCTGCGCGCTTCGAGCTTTCTGATCGCCGATGGCGTGTTGCCCTCGAATGAAGGCCGCGGCTATGTGCTGCGCCGCATCATGCGCCGCGCCATGCGCCATGCACAATTGCTCGGCGCGGCCGACCCGCTGATGTGGCGGCTGGTTCCGGCCCTGGTTCGCGAAATGGGGCTGGCCTATCCCGAGCTTGCGCGCGGCGAAGCGCTGATTTCCGAAACGCTGAAGCTCGAGGAAACCCGTTTCCGCAAGACGCTGGCGCGCGGCCTCGGACTCTTGTCGGAGGCGACCGAGAAACTGGGCAGCGGCGACCGCCTTGATGGCGAGACCGCGTTCAGGCTCTACGACACTTATGGCTTCCCGCTCGATCTGACGCAGGATGCATTGCGCCCGCGTGGCGTTTCGGTCGATCTCGACGGCTTCAATGCCGCCATGCAGCGTCAGAAGGCCGAGGCCCGCGCCAACTGGGCAGGGTCTGGCGAAGCGGCGACTGAGACGGTCTGGTTCGCGGTCAAGGAAAAGACCGGCGCGACCGAATTCCTCGGCTATGACACAGAGGAGGCCGAGGGCATCGTGCTGGCGCTGGTCAAGGACGGCGCTGTCGTCGAGGGCGCGTCGGCCGGCGATACAATTGCGATCGTCGTCAACCAGACGCCGTTCTACGCCGAATCCGGCGGCCAGATAGGCGATACCGGCGTGATGACCGGCGACGGTTTTTCGGTCGAAATCACCGATACGCAGAAAAAGGGCGACGGCCTTATCGTGCATTTCGGCCGGGTGGCCGATGGCGCGCTGAAAGCCGGCGCGACCGTCGGCATGAAAGTCGACCATGCCCGCCGCACCCGGCTGCGCTCCAACCATTCGGCGACGCATCTCGTGCACGAGGCGCTGCGCGAGGTGCTGGGCAGCCATGTCGCGCAGAAAGGCTCGCTGGTCGCGCCGGAGCGGCTGCGCTTCGACTTTTCGCACCCAAAGCCGATTTCGGCTGGGGAACTGGAACACGTCGAGGCGATGGCCAACGAAATCGTGGTGCAGAACAGCCCTGTCATGACGCGACTGATGAGTGTCGACGACGCCATAGCCGAGGGCGCCATGGCGCTGTTCGGCGAAAAATATGGCGACGAGGTGCGGGTGGTTTCGATGGGAACCGCAACGCATGGCGACAAGGCCGGCAAGCCGTATTCGGTCGAGCTTTGCGGCGGCACGCACGTCAACGCCACCGGCGATATCGGGCTGATCCGCCTGGTCTCGGAGGCGGCGGTGGCATCCGGCGTGCGCCGCATCGAGGCGCTGACGGGCGAAGCGGCGCGCCGACACCTCGACGAGCAGGACCGCCGGCTGAAGGCGGTCGCGGCGGCGCTGAAGGTATCGCCCGCCGACGCCGTCGCGCGCGTCGAGGCCGTCCTGGAAGAGCGGCGCAGGCTCGAACGAGAACTCGCCGACGCGCGCAAGAAGCTCGCGCTGGGCGGCGGCTCATCTGCCGACGCGGGCGGCGACTGCGAGACCGTCGCCGGCGTCGGGTTTCTCGGCAAGGCTGTTTCAGGCGTGTCGCCGAAGGATCTGAAGCCGCTGGCGGATGCCGGCAAGCAGTCGCTGGGTTCGGGCGTCGTGGTGTTCGTCGGCGCGGGCGAAGACGGCAAGGCCAGCGTGGTGGTGGCTGTCACCGACGACCTCACCAGCCGGTTCAGCGCCGTCGATTTGGTGCGTGCGGCCTCCGCGGCGCTCGGCGGGCAGGGCGGCGGCGGCCGCCCGGACATGGCGCAGGCCGGCGGCCCGGATGCGGCGAAATCAGGCGAGGCGATCGCGGCAGTCAAGGCCGCGATGGAAGCGGCGTGA